A DNA window from Aureibaculum sp. 2308TA14-22 contains the following coding sequences:
- a CDS encoding RNA polymerase sigma factor → MKTNILYTHKELVEKSKIGDRNSQYKLYQLYVDAMYNVGLRMVRIKEDAEDVVQDSFVDAFKNLSSFRYESTFGSWLKRIVVNKSINHLKLKRIPVLPIENEMYRITEETNEDAPVTDIKKISKGIRLLPPGYQQIINLYLIEGYDHIEISEILEISVSTSKSQYHRAKKKLIEIVKTI, encoded by the coding sequence TTGAAGACCAACATCTTATATACCCATAAAGAACTTGTTGAAAAAAGCAAGATTGGAGATAGAAACTCGCAATATAAGTTATACCAACTATATGTAGATGCTATGTACAATGTGGGATTACGTATGGTACGTATAAAAGAAGATGCTGAAGATGTTGTTCAAGATAGTTTTGTTGATGCCTTTAAGAACCTATCGTCTTTTAGATATGAAAGTACTTTTGGTTCGTGGTTAAAAAGAATTGTGGTTAATAAAAGTATTAATCATTTAAAGCTAAAAAGAATACCAGTATTGCCTATTGAAAATGAAATGTATCGCATAACAGAAGAAACCAATGAAGATGCACCTGTAACCGATATAAAAAAAATTAGTAAAGGAATACGGTTGTTACCTCCGGGTTACCAACAAATAATTAACCTCTATTTGATTGAAGGATATGACCACATAGAAATTTCGGAAATATTAGAGATTTCAGTATCAACCTCAAAATCGCAATACCATAGAGCTAAGAAAAAATTAATTGAAATTGTAAAAACAATATAA
- a CDS encoding nuclear transport factor 2 family protein: protein MKINKILMLAFLFFVTQLTTAQTELQEITSTLMDYIEGTANGEPDRVKKAFHPDLNLYTVAGDSLRVWHGQNYTGGIKKGRISNRIGRIVAIDYENNAASAKIEILMPDAKRRYTDYLLLLKYQGSWKIIHKSYTFVKYPDE from the coding sequence ATGAAAATCAACAAAATTTTAATGCTAGCGTTTCTCTTTTTTGTTACGCAACTAACTACTGCTCAAACAGAGTTACAAGAAATTACTTCAACCTTAATGGATTATATAGAAGGTACTGCCAACGGTGAACCTGACCGGGTAAAAAAGGCATTTCACCCTGACCTGAATCTTTATACGGTTGCTGGTGATAGTCTAAGGGTTTGGCATGGGCAAAATTATACAGGTGGTATAAAAAAAGGAAGAATAAGCAACCGTATTGGAAGAATAGTAGCTATTGATTATGAAAACAATGCCGCTAGTGCTAAGATTGAAATACTAATGCCTGATGCAAAAAGAAGATATACAGACTATTTGTTATTGCTAAAATACCAAGGTAGTTGGAAGATTATACATAAGTCATATACTTTTGTGAAGTATCCTGACGAATAA
- a CDS encoding 7-cyano-7-deazaguanine synthase, whose amino-acid sequence MGKEFILMSGGLDSTTLAYHLKNEKKINIEGLFMDYGQPTSSEELKTVRDIGNDLQINIRRVDLSTIWSNFENEGLDPYAAACTETANIFAPILLAATFAYAAGSTKLYSAFHATDVQLFSSTVPVLKSQEKIMEEVSKKKGVNFQYALPFINYSKAQVIEIGHSLKVPFEKTLTCLNNDKTSEGHCGECNPCKTRRKAFKEANIFDKTNYAK is encoded by the coding sequence ATGGGAAAAGAATTTATATTAATGTCTGGGGGGTTGGATAGTACAACATTGGCATATCATTTAAAAAATGAAAAAAAAATTAATATCGAAGGGCTTTTTATGGATTATGGACAGCCAACTTCTTCGGAAGAATTAAAAACTGTAAGAGATATTGGAAATGATTTGCAAATAAATATAAGAAGGGTTGATTTAAGTACCATATGGAGTAATTTTGAGAACGAAGGTTTAGATCCATATGCTGCTGCATGCACTGAGACAGCAAATATTTTTGCTCCTATTTTGTTGGCTGCAACATTTGCATATGCCGCAGGTAGCACAAAACTTTATTCTGCATTTCATGCTACAGATGTCCAACTTTTTTCATCAACAGTTCCTGTATTAAAGTCTCAAGAAAAGATAATGGAAGAGGTTTCTAAAAAGAAAGGAGTTAATTTTCAATATGCTTTACCATTCATTAATTATTCTAAGGCTCAAGTAATTGAGATCGGACATTCGTTAAAAGTTCCTTTTGAAAAAACATTAACTTGCCTAAATAATGATAAAACAAGCGAAGGGCATTGCGGTGAATGTAATCCTTGTAAAACAAGGAGGAAAGCTTTTAAAGAGGCTAATATATTTGATAAAACTAATTATGCAAAATAA
- a CDS encoding DNA adenine methylase, whose translation MSQPNLQLKEEKVVCKPFLRWTGSKSWFVKSLLKEYLPKNFNNYHECFLGGASVFFSLQPQKKAYLYDTNTELIETYIQLRDNLDLVIKSLKRLKNTEEEYYRIRKTNSLTPHTRAAKFIYLNRCSFNGIYRVNRRGEYNVPYGKRKNVDIVTEENLKLVSESLKGIEIINHDFSLVLENLKPKDLVFLDPPYTVAHEHNGFIEYNQNLFSLDDQKRLAELTKEIDKKGAYFILTNAAHKTIRNIYHGVGKIRKVERYSKVGGRAKTRGMFNEFIITNIFN comes from the coding sequence ATGTCACAACCAAATCTCCAGTTAAAAGAAGAAAAAGTAGTATGTAAGCCTTTTTTAAGATGGACTGGGTCTAAGTCTTGGTTCGTTAAAAGTCTTTTGAAAGAATATTTACCAAAAAATTTCAATAATTACCACGAATGTTTCCTTGGAGGAGCTTCTGTTTTCTTTTCTCTACAACCTCAAAAAAAAGCTTATTTGTACGATACAAATACTGAATTGATAGAAACTTATATTCAACTAAGGGACAATTTAGATTTAGTAATTAAATCTTTGAAAAGATTAAAAAATACTGAAGAAGAATATTATAGAATTAGAAAAACTAATTCATTAACTCCTCATACACGTGCAGCTAAGTTTATTTATTTGAATAGATGTTCTTTTAATGGGATTTATAGAGTAAATAGGAGAGGTGAATATAATGTACCCTATGGTAAACGAAAAAATGTTGATATTGTTACTGAGGAAAATTTAAAATTAGTTAGCGAATCCTTGAAGGGAATTGAAATAATTAATCATGACTTTTCTTTGGTTTTAGAAAACTTGAAACCAAAGGATTTGGTTTTTCTTGACCCACCGTATACAGTTGCACATGAGCATAATGGTTTCATTGAATATAATCAAAACTTATTCTCTTTGGATGATCAAAAACGATTGGCAGAATTAACCAAAGAAATAGATAAAAAAGGAGCTTATTTTATATTAACTAATGCAGCTCATAAAACCATTCGAAATATTTATCATGGAGTAGGTAAAATTAGAAAAGTTGAAAGATATAGTAAAGTAGGCGGTAGAGCAAAAACTAGAGGAATGTTCAATGAATTTATAATTACTAATATTTTTAATTAA
- a CDS encoding metallophosphoesterase family protein: MENLSITVISDLHCHPTEDGIDDTYLKTDLLRTPSAEHPVESVVQLIKENNITSDLTLCPGDFTNKSNKQGFISGWEFSLEIHKALNGKEIIATLGNHDIDSFGVISDYCFEVARGIKKGFPIKDENLLDTFWSKGSVFIEGENYRVLAINSSHFHYTKSTSEYGKVGDETLEYIESYLSKIEDSKITIALSHHHPVDHSRLKLGEKDKIVNGNELLEIIGKYKFDLFIHGHKHDPLLRYHTCYSNNHKIPILSAGSFSATSNITFSGQRNTFHKIDIIKDNGIVKGTIQTWTFLPRSGWKVRYDDEGFHSHTGFGFSGKVEELALKIINEVGSSHLMKWIDIIQKFPEVKYLIPTEAIEFSKIINEKGLRLDEKIWQNPEVISNTNLI, from the coding sequence TTGGAAAATTTAAGTATAACAGTAATTAGTGATTTGCATTGTCATCCTACGGAAGACGGAATTGATGATACTTATCTAAAAACAGACTTACTAAGAACACCATCCGCAGAACATCCTGTTGAAAGTGTTGTTCAGCTCATAAAAGAAAATAATATCACTAGTGATTTGACTTTATGCCCTGGAGATTTTACGAATAAATCGAATAAGCAAGGTTTTATATCTGGTTGGGAATTTTCACTTGAAATACACAAGGCATTAAATGGAAAAGAAATAATAGCAACCTTAGGTAATCATGACATTGATTCTTTTGGGGTTATTTCAGATTATTGTTTTGAAGTTGCTAGAGGTATAAAGAAAGGCTTTCCTATTAAAGATGAAAATCTTCTTGATACTTTCTGGTCGAAGGGTAGTGTTTTTATTGAAGGTGAGAATTATAGAGTATTAGCGATAAATAGTTCTCATTTTCACTACACCAAGAGTACCTCTGAATATGGTAAGGTTGGTGATGAGACTTTGGAATATATTGAATCATATCTTTCAAAAATAGAAGATTCAAAAATTACAATTGCACTATCACATCATCATCCTGTAGATCATTCAAGGCTAAAACTGGGAGAAAAGGATAAAATAGTTAATGGTAACGAATTATTGGAAATAATAGGAAAGTATAAATTTGATTTATTTATTCATGGTCATAAACATGACCCTTTACTGAGATACCATACATGTTATAGTAATAATCATAAAATACCCATATTATCAGCTGGAAGTTTTTCCGCAACATCTAATATTACTTTTTCTGGACAAAGAAATACTTTCCATAAAATAGATATAATTAAAGATAATGGTATTGTAAAGGGAACAATTCAAACGTGGACATTTCTACCTAGAAGTGGATGGAAAGTAAGGTATGACGATGAAGGTTTTCATTCACATACCGGGTTCGGTTTTAGTGGGAAGGTTGAAGAGTTAGCTCTTAAAATTATTAATGAAGTTGGTTCTAGTCATTTAATGAAATGGATAGATATTATTCAAAAATTTCCTGAGGTTAAATATTTAATACCAACGGAAGCTATCGAATTTTCAAAAATAATTAATGAGAAGGGATTGAGATTGGATGAAAAGATTTGGCAAAATCCTGAAGTTATTAGTAATACAAATTTAATCTAA
- a CDS encoding ORC-CDC6 family AAA ATPase, which produces MSDIFYSTYNARHLAPSEVAETFIWSENFEKLIQNNHSIVLGARGCGKTTLMKMLTLPALHNWKIDSRAEYVKNNIPFYAIYVSTDIYWNVKNLTYGSQLEKYGKFSEKLSHFAVSSNVFTSLCDTFMNIISFDLLNKDENKEIELSLELIRTWKLHNVIPKLKFVKEALNERIDEVNQFIQEVIFNYSVDDKIDYPEYYNLSFESSLESIIPKFQRIYNIPKNKKWALCFDELEFAPLWLQMRLFASLRSRTQYILYKLSASPILPSELKKNILTQYGPTAGNDVRMIKMWKSKDAEQFSKKIIRSLLSDDSDLAQFFGSNEIYNKTSNTYVKGSKFYNEIMELTKKDQSFTDFLIDKGIDLDNIEFDDEAKRDQLFRKIKPIVFFRNTFIKSNKDSIILNRSRKSVPELYFGIEVLSKVCEGNPRWLKGIITQMLSRTQYERPSKAIQYDELFEASERFKNVISNIPVGENKLTIFDLIDRIGKYFNNQILGSKFYMDPKGTIEVDDEITKIYPKIIELIEKAVSQGALILLDTNDDSFDFKIEGQRFKLSYLFSILYSLPIRKYNKVNLNECMSGIEGDNYKQYLLFK; this is translated from the coding sequence ATGTCAGATATATTCTATAGCACATACAATGCAAGACATTTAGCACCTAGTGAAGTTGCTGAAACTTTTATTTGGTCGGAAAATTTTGAAAAACTAATACAGAATAATCATTCCATAGTATTAGGTGCTAGGGGCTGTGGGAAAACGACTTTGATGAAGATGTTGACTCTTCCAGCTTTGCATAATTGGAAGATAGATAGTCGTGCAGAATACGTAAAAAACAATATTCCTTTTTACGCTATTTATGTTTCAACTGATATTTATTGGAATGTGAAAAATTTAACTTATGGATCTCAATTAGAAAAATATGGTAAATTTTCAGAAAAGTTATCTCATTTTGCGGTTAGTAGTAATGTATTCACTTCATTATGTGATACGTTTATGAATATTATTTCTTTTGATTTATTAAATAAAGATGAAAATAAAGAAATAGAATTAAGCTTAGAGTTAATCAGGACTTGGAAGTTACACAATGTAATCCCAAAGTTAAAATTTGTAAAAGAAGCCTTAAATGAAAGAATAGATGAAGTTAACCAATTCATTCAAGAGGTAATATTTAATTATTCAGTAGATGATAAAATAGATTATCCAGAATATTATAATCTATCATTTGAAAGTTCTTTAGAGTCGATAATTCCAAAATTTCAACGCATTTATAATATCCCTAAAAATAAAAAATGGGCATTGTGCTTTGACGAGCTTGAATTTGCACCTTTATGGCTTCAAATGAGACTTTTCGCCTCTTTAAGAAGTCGAACTCAGTACATTTTATATAAATTAAGTGCAAGCCCAATATTACCTTCTGAACTTAAAAAAAATATTCTAACTCAATATGGGCCAACTGCAGGTAACGATGTCCGAATGATAAAAATGTGGAAATCCAAAGATGCGGAACAATTTTCAAAAAAAATAATAAGGTCATTATTATCAGATGACAGTGATTTAGCTCAGTTTTTTGGGTCTAACGAGATTTATAATAAAACTTCAAACACTTATGTAAAAGGAAGTAAATTTTACAATGAGATTATGGAGCTTACCAAAAAAGATCAATCATTTACGGATTTCTTAATTGATAAAGGCATTGATTTAGACAATATAGAATTTGATGATGAAGCTAAAAGAGATCAATTATTTAGAAAAATTAAACCAATTGTTTTTTTTAGAAATACTTTCATCAAAAGCAATAAAGATTCCATAATTTTAAATCGAAGTAGAAAAAGTGTTCCAGAACTTTATTTCGGAATTGAGGTACTTTCAAAAGTTTGTGAAGGCAATCCAAGATGGCTTAAAGGTATAATAACACAAATGTTGTCCCGAACTCAATATGAAAGGCCATCTAAAGCAATACAGTATGATGAATTATTTGAAGCTTCAGAAAGATTTAAGAATGTCATTTCTAATATCCCGGTAGGAGAAAATAAATTGACAATTTTTGATCTGATTGATAGAATAGGCAAATATTTTAATAATCAGATTCTTGGAAGTAAATTTTATATGGATCCTAAGGGAACAATTGAAGTAGATGATGAAATAACAAAAATATACCCAAAAATAATTGAGTTAATTGAGAAAGCTGTATCGCAAGGAGCATTGATATTGTTGGACACAAACGACGATTCTTTTGATTTTAAAATTGAAGGGCAAAGATTCAAACTATCATATTTATTTTCTATTCTTTATTCGTTACCTATAAGGAAATATAACAAAGTAAATCTTAATGAATGTATGAGTGGAATAGAGGGAGATAATTATAAACAATATTTATTATTCAAATAG